From Rubrivirga sp. SAORIC476, a single genomic window includes:
- a CDS encoding HmuY family protein, with amino-acid sequence MLLALTGALVLSACDSTGPESEPTPLNVQTATDVEADPTSGRDPNTGAPLANNLFTLFDLDTGEIVLSSSETDAAVRAADSTGTAWDLGFRGTTIIVNGGTSGPGGGTAQVLTEAFADVTEAPATGYAADGANANCPAVETPGGTFPGAPYAICTGSDNGWYSYSSATNLIVPVAGRTIVLTTGDGDYAKVRILSYYQGNPATPNPQTDASRYYTFEYVVQPDGSRGFETTED; translated from the coding sequence TTGCTTCTCGCCCTCACGGGCGCTCTCGTCCTCTCGGCCTGCGACTCCACCGGTCCGGAGTCCGAGCCCACGCCCCTCAACGTCCAGACCGCCACCGACGTGGAGGCCGACCCGACCTCGGGTCGCGACCCGAACACGGGTGCCCCGCTCGCCAACAACCTGTTCACGCTCTTCGACCTCGACACGGGCGAGATCGTTCTCTCGTCGTCCGAGACCGACGCTGCCGTGCGCGCCGCCGACTCGACCGGGACCGCCTGGGACCTCGGCTTCCGCGGCACGACGATCATCGTCAACGGCGGGACGAGCGGGCCGGGCGGGGGCACGGCCCAGGTCCTCACGGAGGCCTTCGCCGACGTCACCGAGGCCCCGGCGACGGGCTACGCGGCGGACGGAGCGAACGCCAACTGCCCCGCCGTCGAGACGCCCGGCGGCACCTTCCCGGGCGCGCCCTACGCGATCTGCACCGGGTCCGACAACGGCTGGTACAGCTACAGCTCGGCGACCAACCTGATCGTCCCGGTCGCGGGCCGGACGATCGTCCTGACGACGGGCGACGGCGACTACGCCAAGGTCCGCATCCTGAGCTACTACCAGGGCAACCCGGCCACGCCGAACCCGCAGACGGACGCGAGCCGCTACTACACGTTCGAGTACGTCGTCCAGCCGGACGGCTCGCGCGGATTCGAGACGACGGAGGACTGA
- a CDS encoding hemin ABC transporter substrate-binding protein, which yields MRAFLLTLLLAAPLVGCGEASSPDRADAPAPDTTAGESVLAAPMLADVDPASLDASRVVVLGGPITETVYALGLGDRVVGTDQSSLYPAAVLEMPRLNYFRQTSAEGVLSLTPTMVLASDETGPPAVLGQIEASGVPVVRVPTPSTVEEAVARVQALGRVLGRAAEADSLVGRMRRQLADAEALRPATPPRVLFVYARGAGLVQVFGTGTAADVVLRLAGAENAADAEGAVPLTAEAVAAAQPDVVVIPSRGLESLGGAEGLFAQPGLAQTPAGAARRVVAVDDALLLGLGPRFGEGVAELARALADAGSR from the coding sequence ATGCGCGCCTTCCTCCTGACCCTGCTCCTCGCCGCCCCGCTGGTCGGGTGCGGCGAGGCCTCCTCACCGGACCGCGCGGACGCTCCGGCCCCCGACACGACGGCCGGCGAGTCCGTGCTGGCCGCGCCGATGCTGGCCGACGTGGACCCCGCGTCGCTCGACGCCTCGCGCGTGGTGGTACTGGGCGGACCGATCACCGAGACCGTCTACGCCCTCGGCCTCGGGGACCGCGTCGTCGGGACGGACCAGTCGAGCCTGTACCCGGCGGCGGTGCTGGAGATGCCGCGGCTGAACTACTTCCGCCAGACCTCGGCCGAGGGCGTCCTGTCCCTGACGCCGACGATGGTGCTGGCGTCCGACGAGACCGGGCCGCCGGCGGTCCTGGGCCAGATCGAGGCCTCGGGCGTGCCGGTCGTGCGCGTGCCCACGCCGAGCACCGTCGAGGAGGCGGTCGCCCGCGTGCAGGCGCTCGGCCGGGTCCTCGGCCGCGCCGCCGAGGCGGACTCGCTCGTCGGCCGGATGCGCCGCCAGCTCGCCGACGCTGAGGCGCTCCGTCCGGCCACGCCGCCCCGCGTCCTGTTCGTCTACGCGCGGGGCGCCGGGCTCGTCCAGGTGTTCGGCACCGGGACGGCTGCCGACGTCGTGCTCCGGCTGGCGGGCGCCGAGAACGCGGCCGATGCCGAGGGCGCGGTCCCGCTCACGGCCGAGGCCGTCGCCGCGGCCCAGCCGGACGTGGTCGTGATCCCGTCGCGCGGGCTGGAGAGCCTGGGCGGCGCGGAGGGCCTGTTCGCGCAGCCCGGCCTGGCGCAGACACCGGCCGGTGCCGCGCGCCGCGTGGTCGCCGTCGACGACGCGCTCCTGCTCGGCCTGGGACCGCGGTTCGGCGAGGGGGTGGCCGAGCTGGCCCGGGCGCTGGCCGACGCCGGGAGCCGATGA
- a CDS encoding TonB-dependent receptor: MRVLAAVLLISVGLPAAAQSRGQVEGRVTASATGQAIPGATVWLVAQSRGTAADGDGRFTLADLPEGRLVLTVSAVGFASAEVAVEVRPGKTERVEVRLDEAPVETGTVVVTATRTARALEDVSVPTTVVDATEMRQQGAIRLGEVLEAVPGLFLFDDHGTGLQVQGFASDYTLVLLDGEPVVGRTAGTLDLDRLTVAGVSRVEVVEGPSSSLYGSEALAGVVNLVTDLPAPGLETGSVRLRAGSYGQSDATAEVAVGRRGWAARALVNRYGSDGYDLTPDAFGPTTPAFTDWTADLRASADLGAARMRLGARLAAQDQAGAFAGVEDGAEVPYDDTASRIDWSLHPEVTVPLGDRLRLTTTLYGARYATETRHRRQSDGALSYADDFDQRYAKAEAQVDAAWSARHLTVAGVGVIDERLAGDRYAPDASGQAPSAQQGYAFAQHEWAPSRLLAVTASARFDAHTDYAARLTPKLSAIVRPSPAVRLRASVGSGFKAPAFRQLYLAFTNAAAGYSVFGSTRLAEGVAELQAQGQIAQVFLDPSALGAIEAESSVALNAGVSVDVVPGLSVELGGFWNEVSDLIETQPVAQKTNGQSVFGYFNLDRIVTRGLDAQVTARPAEGLDLTASYQFLQARDRDVVDALATGTVFGRDPDGREVRLGVGDYGGLFGRSPHAATVRATLTRGPASASLRGRWRSRYGYRDLDGNGLANRDDEFVAGYGVLDLTLTRTIALPVGRLDAQFGVNNLADVTRATLVPSMPGRTVFASLGLSF, translated from the coding sequence ATGCGCGTCCTCGCCGCCGTCCTCCTGATCAGCGTTGGCCTTCCGGCCGCGGCGCAGTCGCGCGGGCAGGTGGAGGGGCGGGTGACGGCCTCGGCCACCGGGCAGGCCATCCCGGGCGCGACGGTCTGGCTGGTCGCGCAGAGCCGAGGCACCGCCGCAGACGGCGACGGCCGGTTCACCCTCGCAGATCTCCCCGAGGGCCGCCTCGTGCTGACGGTCTCGGCGGTCGGCTTCGCCTCAGCGGAGGTGGCCGTCGAGGTGCGGCCCGGAAAGACCGAGCGTGTCGAGGTCCGCCTCGACGAGGCGCCGGTCGAGACGGGCACGGTGGTGGTGACGGCCACACGGACGGCCCGCGCGCTCGAAGACGTGTCCGTGCCTACCACCGTCGTCGACGCGACAGAGATGCGGCAGCAGGGGGCGATCCGCCTCGGGGAGGTGCTGGAGGCGGTGCCGGGGCTGTTCCTGTTCGACGACCACGGGACCGGGCTTCAGGTGCAGGGCTTCGCGTCCGACTACACCCTCGTGCTGCTCGACGGCGAGCCAGTCGTCGGGCGGACGGCCGGCACGCTCGACCTCGACCGGCTGACCGTCGCGGGCGTGTCGCGGGTGGAGGTGGTCGAGGGGCCCTCGTCGTCGCTCTATGGGAGCGAGGCCCTCGCGGGCGTCGTCAACCTCGTGACCGACCTCCCGGCACCGGGCCTGGAGACCGGCAGCGTCCGGCTCCGCGCCGGGTCGTACGGGCAGTCCGACGCGACCGCCGAGGTGGCCGTCGGCCGGCGTGGGTGGGCAGCCCGCGCGCTCGTCAACCGCTACGGGTCGGACGGCTACGACCTGACGCCGGACGCCTTCGGCCCGACGACCCCGGCCTTCACCGACTGGACGGCCGACCTCCGGGCGAGTGCCGACCTGGGGGCGGCGCGGATGCGCCTCGGGGCCCGGCTGGCGGCTCAGGACCAGGCGGGCGCGTTCGCCGGGGTCGAAGACGGGGCCGAGGTGCCCTACGATGACACGGCGAGCCGGATCGACTGGAGCCTCCATCCCGAGGTGACGGTCCCGCTGGGCGACCGCCTCCGCCTCACGACGACGCTCTACGGCGCGCGTTACGCCACCGAGACGCGCCATCGCCGCCAGTCCGACGGCGCGCTGAGCTATGCCGACGACTTCGACCAGCGCTACGCGAAGGCCGAGGCCCAGGTCGACGCCGCGTGGAGCGCCCGCCACCTCACCGTCGCGGGCGTCGGCGTGATCGACGAGCGGTTGGCGGGCGACCGGTACGCGCCGGATGCCTCGGGCCAGGCCCCGAGCGCGCAGCAGGGGTACGCCTTCGCCCAGCACGAGTGGGCCCCGTCGCGCCTCCTGGCGGTCACCGCGAGCGCGCGGTTCGACGCCCACACGGACTACGCGGCGCGGCTGACGCCGAAGCTCTCGGCCATCGTCCGCCCGAGCCCGGCGGTGCGGCTGCGGGCGAGCGTGGGGAGCGGCTTCAAGGCCCCAGCCTTCCGCCAGCTCTACCTCGCGTTCACGAACGCTGCCGCCGGCTACAGCGTGTTCGGCTCGACGCGGCTGGCGGAGGGCGTGGCGGAGTTGCAGGCCCAGGGGCAGATCGCTCAGGTCTTCCTCGACCCGTCGGCGCTCGGCGCCATCGAGGCGGAAAGCTCCGTCGCGCTCAACGCGGGTGTCTCGGTCGACGTGGTGCCGGGCCTCTCGGTCGAACTCGGCGGGTTCTGGAACGAGGTGTCGGACTTGATCGAGACCCAGCCGGTCGCGCAGAAGACGAACGGGCAGTCGGTCTTCGGCTACTTCAACCTCGACCGCATCGTCACGCGGGGGCTGGACGCGCAGGTCACGGCCCGGCCGGCGGAGGGACTCGACCTGACCGCGAGCTACCAGTTCCTCCAGGCCCGCGACCGCGACGTCGTGGACGCCCTCGCCACCGGGACCGTCTTCGGTCGTGACCCCGACGGGCGCGAGGTGCGCCTCGGCGTCGGGGACTACGGCGGGCTGTTCGGGCGGTCGCCGCACGCGGCCACGGTCCGTGCGACGCTCACGCGGGGGCCCGCCTCGGCCTCGCTGCGGGGCCGCTGGCGGAGCCGCTACGGCTACCGCGACCTCGACGGCAACGGCCTCGCCAACCGCGACGACGAGTTCGTCGCCGGCTACGGGGTCCTCGACCTCACCCTCACGCGCACCATCGCGCTCCCTGTCGGCCGCCTCGACGCTCAGTTCGGGGTCAACAACCTCGCCGACGTCACGCGGGCCACGCTCGTCCCCTCCATGCCCGGGCGCACCGTCTTCGCGTCGCTCGGCCTCTCGTTTTAA
- the crtI gene encoding phytoene desaturase family protein: MSWIRRLAVRPDARLRTEGPPVPVAPDAPDAVVIGAGFGGLAAALRLLARGYRVTIVDRLDQPGGRARVERVPGTGTDGTPGHYTFDMGPTLITAPFLFDELWALFDESREAHLDFVPTTPFYRIRFDDGSVFDYTGDQDAMEAEIARFNPADVAGYRRFLAKSETIFETGFLELGHVPFDRAAHMAKIIPSMVALESHRTVYGLVSKYIEDRRLRKVFSFHPLLVGGNPFSTTSIYALIAYLERHWGVWYAMGGTGAIVTGMADLFARHGGTLRLGETVEEITVDASAGKPRATGVRLASGESIEAEVVVSNADAAWTYQKLVAPEHRTTWTDAKLAKAKHSMSLFVWYFGTDKTYDDVAHHTILLGERYKALLDDIFHKKVLADDFSLYLHRPTATDPSMAPAGHDTFYVLSPVPHLDSGTDWSTETEVYRQKVEAYLEATVLPGLSEHVTASLTLTPQGFLDDYLSVKGAAFSLEPQLMQSAYMRPHNASEDVDGLYLVGAGTHPGAGMPGVLSSARVLDTVVPDPEDLVAG; the protein is encoded by the coding sequence GTGTCCTGGATCCGCCGCCTCGCCGTTCGCCCCGACGCCCGCCTTCGCACCGAGGGCCCGCCCGTCCCGGTGGCTCCCGACGCGCCCGATGCCGTCGTCATCGGCGCGGGCTTCGGAGGGCTCGCGGCGGCCCTCCGCCTGCTCGCACGCGGCTACCGCGTCACCATCGTCGACCGCCTCGACCAGCCGGGCGGGCGGGCGCGTGTCGAGCGCGTCCCCGGAACGGGCACAGACGGCACGCCAGGGCACTACACCTTCGACATGGGGCCGACGCTCATCACGGCGCCGTTCCTGTTCGACGAGCTGTGGGCGCTGTTCGACGAGTCGCGCGAGGCGCACCTCGACTTCGTCCCCACGACGCCGTTCTACCGCATCCGCTTCGACGATGGGAGCGTGTTCGACTACACCGGCGACCAGGATGCGATGGAGGCCGAGATCGCCCGGTTCAACCCGGCCGACGTGGCGGGCTACCGCCGTTTCCTGGCCAAGAGCGAGACCATCTTCGAGACCGGCTTCCTCGAACTCGGCCACGTCCCGTTCGACCGGGCCGCACACATGGCCAAGATCATCCCGTCCATGGTGGCGCTGGAGAGCCACCGGACGGTCTACGGGCTCGTCTCGAAGTACATCGAGGACCGTCGGCTGCGGAAGGTGTTCAGCTTCCACCCGTTGCTCGTCGGCGGCAACCCGTTCTCGACGACGAGCATCTACGCGCTCATCGCGTACTTGGAGCGCCACTGGGGGGTGTGGTATGCGATGGGCGGCACCGGCGCCATCGTGACGGGGATGGCCGACCTGTTCGCGCGCCACGGCGGCACCCTCCGCCTCGGCGAGACCGTCGAGGAGATCACCGTCGACGCGAGCGCGGGGAAGCCTCGGGCGACGGGCGTTCGCCTGGCGTCCGGGGAGTCCATCGAGGCGGAGGTGGTCGTGTCCAACGCCGACGCGGCCTGGACCTACCAGAAGCTGGTCGCCCCGGAACACCGGACCACGTGGACCGATGCCAAGCTGGCGAAGGCCAAGCACTCGATGAGCCTCTTCGTCTGGTACTTCGGGACGGACAAGACCTACGACGACGTCGCCCACCACACCATCCTGCTGGGCGAGCGCTACAAGGCGCTCCTCGACGACATCTTCCACAAGAAGGTCCTGGCCGACGACTTCTCGCTCTACCTCCACCGCCCGACGGCGACGGACCCCAGCATGGCGCCGGCGGGCCACGACACGTTCTACGTCCTCTCGCCGGTCCCGCACCTCGACTCGGGCACCGACTGGTCCACGGAGACCGAGGTGTACCGTCAGAAGGTCGAGGCGTACCTGGAGGCGACCGTGCTGCCCGGCCTGAGCGAACACGTGACGGCCAGCCTGACCCTCACCCCGCAGGGCTTCCTCGACGACTACCTCTCGGTCAAGGGCGCCGCGTTCTCGCTGGAGCCGCAACTCATGCAGAGCGCCTACATGCGCCCCCACAACGCCAGCGAGGACGTGGACGGGCTCTACCTCGTCGGCGCGGGGACGCACCCGGGCGCGGGGATGCCGGGGGTGCTCTCGTCGGCTCGTGTGCTGGACACGGTCGTGCCCGACCCCGAGGACTTGGTGGCCGGCTGA
- a CDS encoding sensor histidine kinase, with translation MSSLFAEGAALPDAPSALAGWLGEGRPLSVAGATGQVRFQARASAWENGGLVVLVSLAVEGPREIDVDLLAQAVDAADNAVVIADVRHPDAPLVYANEYFLRFTGYETHEVIGRNCRFLQMHRGEYDSTGDGQEEALDRIRHGIAHAEPVPGVVLRNYRKDGTLFYNELFLTPVRDAAGVMTHIIGVQNDVTSRIEAMRERMQAAERLQSLFSAAAVPLGLLERTPDGELLHVLHNDASRDALGLGGEGGATLEAIGEDAVARWMAAAESARRSGEPVRFDVSLDGDDRTFEVFLSPVRPDAEPDAPERFLYLAADVTSGRAAVEDLLHVSNHQMKRIAQDIHDGLGQSLTGAAMIATALARDLQGTPQAADGARLRDLLIRSQSQLRSFALGLDPVDLDRLGMGEALGRLAADAQEVLRVDVVVEDRLAGFHLHDEAMLDFYRIAQEALTNAARHGRARTVRLALDRAEDDVVLAIEDDGHGIQLARPSNDGMGLRTMRARAQRHGGTLAIAPRAEGGTRVELSTPAERVGGR, from the coding sequence GTGTCGTCGCTTTTCGCCGAAGGGGCGGCGCTTCCGGACGCCCCCTCCGCGCTGGCGGGGTGGCTGGGAGAAGGCCGACCTTTGAGCGTGGCAGGCGCCACGGGGCAGGTTCGGTTTCAGGCTCGAGCGAGCGCCTGGGAGAACGGCGGGCTCGTGGTGCTCGTGAGCCTCGCGGTGGAGGGCCCTCGCGAGATCGACGTGGACCTGCTCGCCCAGGCCGTCGACGCGGCGGACAACGCGGTGGTCATCGCCGACGTCCGCCACCCGGACGCTCCCCTGGTCTACGCCAACGAGTACTTCCTGCGCTTCACCGGCTACGAGACCCACGAGGTGATCGGGCGGAACTGCCGCTTCCTCCAGATGCACCGCGGCGAGTACGACAGCACGGGCGACGGACAGGAGGAGGCGCTGGACCGGATCCGTCACGGCATCGCGCACGCCGAACCCGTCCCGGGCGTGGTGCTGCGCAACTACCGCAAGGACGGGACGCTGTTCTACAACGAGCTCTTCCTGACGCCCGTGCGCGACGCCGCTGGCGTGATGACCCACATCATCGGCGTGCAGAACGACGTGACCTCCCGCATCGAGGCGATGCGGGAGCGGATGCAGGCGGCAGAGCGCCTCCAGAGCCTGTTCTCCGCCGCCGCCGTCCCGCTGGGGCTGCTGGAGCGCACGCCGGACGGCGAGTTGCTGCACGTCCTCCACAACGACGCCTCGCGCGACGCCCTCGGCCTCGGCGGCGAAGGGGGCGCGACGTTGGAGGCCATCGGCGAAGACGCCGTCGCCCGCTGGATGGCAGCTGCCGAGTCGGCCCGCCGATCCGGCGAGCCGGTCCGGTTCGACGTCTCGCTCGACGGCGACGACCGGACGTTCGAGGTCTTCCTCTCGCCCGTCCGCCCCGATGCCGAGCCAGACGCGCCGGAGCGCTTCCTCTACCTCGCCGCCGACGTGACCTCGGGGCGGGCCGCCGTGGAGGACCTGCTCCACGTCTCGAACCACCAGATGAAGCGCATCGCGCAGGACATCCACGACGGGCTCGGGCAGTCGCTCACGGGCGCAGCCATGATCGCGACCGCGCTCGCGCGCGACCTCCAGGGCACGCCCCAGGCTGCCGACGGCGCTCGCCTGCGGGACCTCCTGATCCGGTCCCAGAGCCAGCTCCGTTCCTTCGCCCTCGGTCTGGACCCCGTCGACCTCGACCGCCTCGGGATGGGAGAGGCGCTCGGACGCCTTGCTGCCGATGCCCAGGAGGTGCTCCGGGTCGACGTGGTCGTCGAGGACCGGCTGGCGGGGTTCCACCTGCACGACGAGGCCATGCTGGACTTTTACCGCATCGCCCAGGAGGCCCTGACCAACGCCGCCCGCCACGGTCGGGCGCGGACCGTCCGCCTCGCGCTCGACCGCGCCGAGGACGACGTGGTGCTGGCCATCGAAGACGACGGGCACGGCATCCAGCTGGCCCGCCCCAGCAACGACGGCATGGGCCTGCGCACCATGCGCGCCCGTGCCCAGCGACACGGGGGCACGCTCGCGATCGCTCCCCGGGCCGAGGGCGGCACCCGCGTCGAGCTGTCCACCCCCGCCGAGCGGGTCGGCGGGCGCTGA